In Zingiber officinale cultivar Zhangliang chromosome 1A, Zo_v1.1, whole genome shotgun sequence, a genomic segment contains:
- the LOC122019514 gene encoding CST complex subunit TEN1-like, producing the protein MMATSIIKPAVPVLLKEIESGSQFFKQGASLRVTGMLHAYSEDTAVAVIADANISFKINTVHLRDLSFRFGSYYQFIGELHILPEDVAILQARVGRIVDGLDPNLYNQSLQLRRQFESELVNS; encoded by the exons ATGATGGCAACATCGATAATCAAACCTGCTGTTCCAGTTCTTTTGAAGGAAATAGAATCAGGTTCACAATTTTTTAAGCAAGGCGCTTCTCTTCGAGTTACTGGAAT GCTACATGCATATAGTGAGGACACTGCCGTAGCAGTCATTGCCGATGCAAACATCAGCTTTAAGATAAATACCGTGCATTTGAGGGACCTCAGCTTCCGCTTTGGTTCCTACTACCAATTTATTGGAGAACTTCACATTCTGCCAGAAGATGTG GCAATCTTGCAGGCACGTGTAGGAAGAATTGTTGATGGCCTTGATCCTAATCTCTACAACCAATCTCTTCAGCTTCGTAGGCAGTTTGAATCTGAACTTGTTAATTCCTGA